A region from the Coffea eugenioides isolate CCC68of chromosome 9, Ceug_1.0, whole genome shotgun sequence genome encodes:
- the LOC113783464 gene encoding DNA oxidative demethylase ALKBH2 isoform X2 encodes MTTVTNLILKAAAAAENGEEDPGGAVGGCSGTSSSSSSRRRSTLDLDLGNGSQVVYVARFLGYQESWDYFHYLNKHIPWTRPTIRVFGRSSVQPRDVCYVASEGLPDLAYSGYQPHAHSWDEFPPLKDILEAVHSALPGSCFNSLLLNRYNGGSDYVSWHADDEKLYGPTPEIASVSFGCEREFLLKRKPGKNFRGKKRSEGKRAREQDRVAEQHSFTLKHGSLLVMRGYTQRDWLHSVPKRAKAQSTRINLTFRLVPSHAG; translated from the exons ATGACGACGGTGACGAACCTTATCCTgaaagcagcagcagcagcagagAATGGTGAAGAAGACCCTGGTGGCGCTGTCGGTGGCTGTTCGGGGacaagcagcagcagcagcagccgcCGCCGTTCCACATTAGATTTGGATTTAGGAAATGGAAGCCAAGTGGTGTACGTGGCGAGGTTCCTTGGCTACCAGGAGTCGTGGGATTACTTCCACTATCTAAACAAACACATCCCTTGGACCCGTCCAACCATCCGCGTCTTTGGCCGATCTTCTGTCCAG CCCAGAGATGTGTGCTATGTCGCCAGTGAAGGATTGCCAGACCTAGCATACAGCGGATACCAGCCTCATGCACATTCCTGGGATGAGTTTCCCCCACTCAAGGACATTCTGGAAGCA GTCCACAGTGCGCTTCCTGGGAGTTGTTTCAACAGTTTACTGCTGAATAGATACAACGGCGGGAGTGACTACGTTAGCTGGCATGCTGATGACGAAAAACTGTATGGTCCAACCCCTGAAATTGCCTCGGTTTCTTTTGGTTGTGAACGGGAGTTCTTGTTGAAGAGGAAGCCAGGCAAGAATTTTCGAG GCAAGAAGAGATCAGAGGGCAAAAGGGCAAGGGAGCAGGACAGGGTCGCTGAACAACACTCGTTCACGTTGAAGCATGGGTCGCTTTTGGTGATGAGAGGCTACACTCAGCGGGACTGGCTTCATTCGGTGCCCAAGCGGGCCAAAGCGCAATCCACACGAATTAATCTCACCTTTAGACTTGTTCCGTCGCACGCTGGTTGA
- the LOC113783565 gene encoding acetyl-CoA acetyltransferase, cytosolic 1 isoform X1 has translation MAYATTDNSIQPRDVCVVGVARTPMGGFLGSLSSLSATKLGSIAVQSALKRANVDPSLVQEVFFGNVLSANLGQAPARQAALGAGLPYSVICTTINKVCASGMKATMLAAESIQSGTNDVVVAGGMESMSNAPKYLPQARLGSRIGHDTIVDGMLKDGLWDVYNDFGMGVCGELCADQHNISREEQDSYAIRSFERGIAAQKSGAFTWEIAPVKISGVKGKQPLVIDKDEGLGKFDAYKLRKLRPSFKQNGGTVTAGNASIISDGAAALVLVSGEKALKLGLKVIAKIKGYADAAQAPELFTTAPALAIPKAISSSGLEQSQIDYYEINEAFSVVALVNQKLLNIDPEKLNAHGGAVALGHPLGCSGARILITLLGVMREKIGKFGVASVCNGGGGASALVMELIYQCPNFSPRHREHFVLLGSGT, from the exons ATGGCCTATGCTACAACTGATAACTCTATTCAACCGAGAG ATGTTTGCGTTGTTGGAGTTGCCAGAACTCCAATGGGTGGATTTCTTGGCTCCCTTTCTTCTTTGTCTGCAACAAAGCTCGGCTCTATAGCTGTTCAAT CTGCTCTAAAGAGGGCAAATGTTGATCCATCTCTTGTACAAGAAGTCTTTTTTGGAAATGTTCTTAGTGCAAATTTAGGCCAAGCTCCAGCAAGACAGGCTGCATTAGGGGCTGGGTTACCATACTCGGTAATTTGCACGACCATTAACAAAGTGTGTGCTTCAGGAATGAAAG CAACAATGCTTGCAGCGGAGAGTATACAATCGGGTACAAATGATGTGGTGGTTGCTGGTGGCATGGAAAGCATGTCTAATGCACCAAAATATTTGCCACAAGCAAG GTTGGGATCTCGGATTGGGCATGACACCATTGTTGATGGCATGCTTAAAGATGGCCTGTGGGATGTTTACAATGATTTCGGAATGGGAGTATGTGGAGAATTGTGTGCTGACCAACACAATATTTCAAGAGAAGAGCAA GACTCTTATGCTATTCGAAGTTTTGAGCGTGGAATTGCTGCACAAAAAAGTGGTGCTTTTACATGGGAAATAGCTCCA GTCAAAATTTCTGGGGTAAAGGGGAAACAACCCCTCGTAATTGATAAAGATGAAGGTTTAGGGAAG TTTGATGCTTATAAATTGAGAAAGCTTCGACCAAGTTTTAAGCAGAATGGAGGTACCGTTACTGCTGGGAATGCTTCTATCATAAG CGATGGGGCTGCTGCATTAGTTCTAGTGAGTGGAGAGAAGGCACTTAAGCTTGGACTAAAAGTTATTGCTAAGATCAAAGGATATGCTGATGCAGCACAg GCACCTGAGCTATTTACAACTGCTCCAGCTCTTGCAATACCTAAAGCAATATCAAGCTCTGGCTTGGAGCAATCTCAAATTGATTATTATGAAATCAACGAGGCATTTTCT GTTGTGGCTCTTGTCAACCAGAAGCTGCTCAATATCGACCCG GAAAAACTTAATGCACATGGTGGAGCTGTGGCTTTGGGACATCCATTGGGCTGCAGTGGAGCTCGCATCTTAATTACATTGCTGGGG GTTATGAGAGAGAAAATTGGCAAGTTTGGGGTTGCTTCAGTCTGCAATGGGGGAGGAGGAGCATCTGCCTTAGTTATGGAGCTCAT ATACCAGTGTCCCAATTTTTCTCCCAGACATCGAGAACACTTTGTGCTACTTGGCTCTGGAACCTGA
- the LOC113783298 gene encoding WEB family protein At1g12150-like: MFGFHIRTRSLDSTILAGSPKPTVGTPRSSNGGSPRTEVGEVDTSAPFQSVKAAVSLFGDPATSPRSNNDDNNKKQPLLSRKPKNSSAADERVLEKESALHLALKQLEDFRARLKCTETTKAQAFRELEKANRTLQELTNKLEIISESKQTAIEETEAAKQRARELEEHKSSRQHLGIDAWKQDVDSERELYKASAAELISAKQELTTLRQDFDRVLEAKLAAFQEAADAQHVTQVYRDRLTRISSEITTLRDTLGEVKLATLQAQEEGNKHHEERQARFQSRQTANEQVELKIKSLKEEFDASEILEEKLEETTEAIKLLQEQLQNVRESDMSSLKIATAELDDATRRLREIVQEQNLQRSSVDFLKEELDNVKRDHSELKDKASKAELTAETLQSELERYKAQLDAALAGDPQGEYDDMRLKLQQLVSEAENARQGAEEIRKDISLLKQDAETARIAAKEAEERLQVALSEVEAAKEAERHAGEIIHSSSKTDAVQGSTSDLHGKIKLSVEEFESLSKKAEESKSDADLKVATVMAQIESIEASQNEMLKKVESSMKEKEAIEAAIEDALKQAEMAEAAKQVVEGELMRWRQKEQDDVA; the protein is encoded by the exons ATGTTCGGATTCCACATACGAACTCGTTCCTTGGATTCTACAATTCTGGCGGGTTCACCGAAACCAACAGTGGGGACTCCGAGATCCAGCAATGGAGGCTCTCCAAGAACTGAGGTGGGAGAGGTGGACACCAGCGCTCCATTTCAATCTGTCAAGGCCGCGGTTAGCTTATTCGGAGATCCTGCAACCTCGCCTAGGTCCAACAACGACGACAACAACAAGAAGCAGCCCCTTCTCTCTAGAAAGCCAAAAAATTCCTCTGCTGCTGATGAG AGAGTGCTCGAGAAAGAATCCGCCCTTCACTTGGCCCTCAAGCAACTGGAGGACTTCAGGGCACGACTCAAATGCACAGAAACCACAAAAGCTCAAGCTTTCCGGGAACTCGAGAAAGCCAACAGAACGCTACAGGAACTGACAAACAAGCTCGAAATCATTAGTGAATCCAAGCAAACGGCCATCGAGGAAACAGAAGCTGCAAAGCAAAGAGCCAGGGAGCTCGAGGAACACAAATCCAGCAGACAACACCTTGGCATCGATGCTTGGAAACAGGACGTCGACAGCGAAAGAGAACTATACAAGGCCTCCGCTGCTGAGCTCATCTCTGCTAAACAAGAGCTTACAACCCTCCGACAGGATTTTGATCGAGTCCTCGAAGCAAAACTGGCTGCATTTCAAGAGGCTGCGGACGCCCAGCACGTCACCCAAGTTTACCGAGACAGGCTAACTCGAATTTCCAGTGAAATCACCACCTTGCGCGATACACTGGGAGAGGTCAAGTTAGCCACGCTCCAGGCGCAAGAAGAAGGAAATAAGCATCACGAAGAAAGGCAGGCTCGCTTCCAATCTCGCCAAACAGCCAACGAACAAGTAGAGCTGAAAATCAAATCCTTGAAAGAGGAATTTGATGCTAGCGAAATTCTCGAGGAAAAGCTCGAAGAAACAACGGAGGCAATCAAGCTTTTGCAAGAACAGCTGCAAAATGTTAGAGAATCAGATATGTCCTCTCTGAAAATCGCCACAGCAGAGCTTGATGATGCTACAAGAAGACTGCGAGAAATTGTGCAGGAACAAAACTTACAGAGAAGCTCAGTAGATTTCCTTAAGGAGGAGCTTGATAATGTCAAGAGGGACCATTCTGAATTGAAGGACAAGGCATCGAAAGCAGAATTAACAGCTGAAACTTTGCAAAGTGAATTGGAGAGATATAAAGCACAGCTCGACGCAGCTCTTGCAGGAGATCCCCAAGGAGAGTACGATGATATGCGCTTAAAACTCCAACAGCTGGTGTCGGAGGCTGAAAATGCTAGGCAGGGAGCAGAAGAGATCAGGAAGGACATCTCATTACTTAAGCAAGATGCTGAAACAGCACGTATTGCAGCCAAGGAAGCAGAGGAAAGGCTACAAGTAGCACTGAGTGAGGTTGAAGCAGCAAAGGAAGCAGAAAGGCACGCAGGCGAAATCATTCATAGTTCATCCAAAACTGATGCTGTCCAAGGCTCAACTTCAGATTTGCATGGCAAGATCAAGTTATCTGTTGAGGAATTCGAGTCTTTGAGCAAGAAAGCTGAGGAATCAAAATCAGATGCTGACCTAAAAGTAGCAACCGTCATGGCTCAGATTGAATCAATTGAAGCAAgtcaaaatgaaatgctcaaaAAGGTGGAGTCCTCTATGAAAGAAAAAGAGGCAATAGAGGCTGCCATTGAGGATGCTTTAAAACAGGCAGAGATGGCTGAAGCAGCAAAGCAGGTGGTAGAGGGTGAACTCATGAGGTGGCGTCAGAAAGAACAAGACGATGTGGCCTGA
- the LOC113783464 gene encoding DNA oxidative demethylase ALKBH2 isoform X1 produces MTTVTNLILKAAAAAENGEEDPGGAVGGCSGTSSSSSSRRRSTLDLDLGNGSQVVYVARFLGYQESWDYFHYLNKHIPWTRPTIRVFGRSSVQPRDVCYVASEGLPDLAYSGYQPHAHSWDEFPPLKDILEAVHSALPGSCFNSLLLNRYNGGSDYVSWHADDEKLYGPTPEIASVSFGCEREFLLKRKPGKNFRAGKKRSEGKRAREQDRVAEQHSFTLKHGSLLVMRGYTQRDWLHSVPKRAKAQSTRINLTFRLVPSHAG; encoded by the exons ATGACGACGGTGACGAACCTTATCCTgaaagcagcagcagcagcagagAATGGTGAAGAAGACCCTGGTGGCGCTGTCGGTGGCTGTTCGGGGacaagcagcagcagcagcagccgcCGCCGTTCCACATTAGATTTGGATTTAGGAAATGGAAGCCAAGTGGTGTACGTGGCGAGGTTCCTTGGCTACCAGGAGTCGTGGGATTACTTCCACTATCTAAACAAACACATCCCTTGGACCCGTCCAACCATCCGCGTCTTTGGCCGATCTTCTGTCCAG CCCAGAGATGTGTGCTATGTCGCCAGTGAAGGATTGCCAGACCTAGCATACAGCGGATACCAGCCTCATGCACATTCCTGGGATGAGTTTCCCCCACTCAAGGACATTCTGGAAGCA GTCCACAGTGCGCTTCCTGGGAGTTGTTTCAACAGTTTACTGCTGAATAGATACAACGGCGGGAGTGACTACGTTAGCTGGCATGCTGATGACGAAAAACTGTATGGTCCAACCCCTGAAATTGCCTCGGTTTCTTTTGGTTGTGAACGGGAGTTCTTGTTGAAGAGGAAGCCAGGCAAGAATTTTCGAG CAGGCAAGAAGAGATCAGAGGGCAAAAGGGCAAGGGAGCAGGACAGGGTCGCTGAACAACACTCGTTCACGTTGAAGCATGGGTCGCTTTTGGTGATGAGAGGCTACACTCAGCGGGACTGGCTTCATTCGGTGCCCAAGCGGGCCAAAGCGCAATCCACACGAATTAATCTCACCTTTAGACTTGTTCCGTCGCACGCTGGTTGA
- the LOC113783539 gene encoding uncharacterized protein LOC113783539, translating into MKSQKGEMRRADDKAQNLYGSESMPVVAVTSVDHQKGPWGPPSSAHYKGDDDFQMMMMMSSSGGWGSTGGVSEIEEEEDEPEYSRRRKVFDFNKSTGGPLDSVREEDQRQVVGLELEEQCSSRTSTLFSFDFHEAESEDAVYYVALVQGGQQGNGGGKRAADQDSASMDALLWTLNHAATANNDPTTTPLLFLVHVFPEIKHIPTPLGMMPVSQVNPEQKEIYMAQERGKRTQFLDKFLNACSSAAEVKVDTILIESDAEAKAILDLIPILNIRKLVLGTTKAILRKVRSKRSASGVIDQIVKGAPEFCEVKVICEGKETLDFMIRDSPSGTSPSPQAQGTYSDDNHTSQPMHSQQRSSSATDQSFSCGCFKPKVADF; encoded by the exons atgaaaagtcaaaagg GTGAGATGCGGAGGGCAGATGATAAAGCTCAGAACCTTTATGGATCCGAAAGCATGCCTGTGGTTGCCGTCACTAGTGTTGACCATCAAAAAGGTCCATGGGGTCCACCGTCATCAGCTCATTATAAAGGTGATGATGATTTccagatgatgatgatgatgagcaGCAGCGGTGGATGGGGTAGCACTGGTGGGGTGAGCGAGatcgaagaagaagaagacgagCCTGAAtattcaagaagaagaaaggtaTTTGACTTCAATAAGAGCACGGGGGGTCCCCTGGATAGCGTTAGAGAAGAGGATCAACGTCAAGTTGTAGGCTTGGAATTGGAGGAGCAGTGCAGCAGCAGAACTAGTACTCTGTTTTCGTTCGATTTCCACGAGGCGGAATCAGAAGATGCAGTGTACTATGTGGCACTAGTGCAGGGGGGGCAGCAGGGGAATGGGGGCGGCAAGAGGGCCGCCGATCAGGACTCAGCCAGCATGGATGCGCTTTTATGGACGCTCAATCACGCCGCCACCGCCAACAATGATCCAACTACCACTCCTCTGCTCTTTCTAGTCCATGTCTTCCCCGAGATTAAGCACATCCCAACCCCGC TGGGAATGATGCCAGTGAGTCAAGTGAACCCTGAGCAGAAGGAAATTTACATGGCTCAAGAAAGGGGGAAGCGCACACAATTCCTTGACAAGTTTCTCAATGCATGTTCCTCTGCTGCCGAG GTTAAGGTGGACACCATTCTTATTGAAAGTGACGCGGAGGCAAAAGCAATATTAGACCTCATTCCCATCCTCAACATAAGAAAACTTGTGCTgggcaccaccaaagccatcctCAG GAAGGTGAGGTCTAAGAGATCAGCGAGTGGAGTGATCGATCAGATAGTAAAAGGTGCACCTGAGTTCTGCGAGGTGAAGGTAATATGTGAGGGAAAGGAGACGCTTGATTTCATGATCAGGGATTCTCCCTCTGGAACCTCTCCCTCTCCACAGGCACAGGGTACCTACTCCGACGACAACCATACTTCCCAACCTATGCACAGTCAACAACGTTCAAGCAGTGCTACCGATCAATCCTTCAGCTGTGGATGCTTCAAACCCAAGGTAGCTGATTTCTAA
- the LOC113783565 gene encoding probable acetyl-CoA acetyltransferase, cytosolic 2 isoform X3 gives MGGFLGSLSSLSATKLGSIAVQSALKRANVDPSLVQEVFFGNVLSANLGQAPARQAALGAGLPYSVICTTINKVCASGMKATMLAAESIQSGTNDVVVAGGMESMSNAPKYLPQARLGSRIGHDTIVDGMLKDGLWDVYNDFGMGVCGELCADQHNISREEQDSYAIRSFERGIAAQKSGAFTWEIAPVKISGVKGKQPLVIDKDEGLGKFDAYKLRKLRPSFKQNGGTVTAGNASIISDGAAALVLVSGEKALKLGLKVIAKIKGYADAAQAPELFTTAPALAIPKAISSSGLEQSQIDYYEINEAFSVVALVNQKLLNIDPEKLNAHGGAVALGHPLGCSGARILITLLGVMREKIGKFGVASVCNGGGGASALVMELIYQCPNFSPRHREHFVLLGSGT, from the exons ATGGGTGGATTTCTTGGCTCCCTTTCTTCTTTGTCTGCAACAAAGCTCGGCTCTATAGCTGTTCAAT CTGCTCTAAAGAGGGCAAATGTTGATCCATCTCTTGTACAAGAAGTCTTTTTTGGAAATGTTCTTAGTGCAAATTTAGGCCAAGCTCCAGCAAGACAGGCTGCATTAGGGGCTGGGTTACCATACTCGGTAATTTGCACGACCATTAACAAAGTGTGTGCTTCAGGAATGAAAG CAACAATGCTTGCAGCGGAGAGTATACAATCGGGTACAAATGATGTGGTGGTTGCTGGTGGCATGGAAAGCATGTCTAATGCACCAAAATATTTGCCACAAGCAAG GTTGGGATCTCGGATTGGGCATGACACCATTGTTGATGGCATGCTTAAAGATGGCCTGTGGGATGTTTACAATGATTTCGGAATGGGAGTATGTGGAGAATTGTGTGCTGACCAACACAATATTTCAAGAGAAGAGCAA GACTCTTATGCTATTCGAAGTTTTGAGCGTGGAATTGCTGCACAAAAAAGTGGTGCTTTTACATGGGAAATAGCTCCA GTCAAAATTTCTGGGGTAAAGGGGAAACAACCCCTCGTAATTGATAAAGATGAAGGTTTAGGGAAG TTTGATGCTTATAAATTGAGAAAGCTTCGACCAAGTTTTAAGCAGAATGGAGGTACCGTTACTGCTGGGAATGCTTCTATCATAAG CGATGGGGCTGCTGCATTAGTTCTAGTGAGTGGAGAGAAGGCACTTAAGCTTGGACTAAAAGTTATTGCTAAGATCAAAGGATATGCTGATGCAGCACAg GCACCTGAGCTATTTACAACTGCTCCAGCTCTTGCAATACCTAAAGCAATATCAAGCTCTGGCTTGGAGCAATCTCAAATTGATTATTATGAAATCAACGAGGCATTTTCT GTTGTGGCTCTTGTCAACCAGAAGCTGCTCAATATCGACCCG GAAAAACTTAATGCACATGGTGGAGCTGTGGCTTTGGGACATCCATTGGGCTGCAGTGGAGCTCGCATCTTAATTACATTGCTGGGG GTTATGAGAGAGAAAATTGGCAAGTTTGGGGTTGCTTCAGTCTGCAATGGGGGAGGAGGAGCATCTGCCTTAGTTATGGAGCTCAT ATACCAGTGTCCCAATTTTTCTCCCAGACATCGAGAACACTTTGTGCTACTTGGCTCTGGAACCTGA
- the LOC113783565 gene encoding probable acetyl-CoA acetyltransferase, cytosolic 2 isoform X2 — protein MAYATTDNSIQPRDVCVVGVARTPMGGFLGSLSSLSATKLGSIAVQSALKRANVDPSLVQEVFFGNVLSANLGQAPARQAALGAGLPYSVICTTINKVCASGMKATMLAAESIQSGTNDVVVAGGMESMSNAPKYLPQARLGSRIGHDTIVDGMLKDGLWDVYNDFGMGVCGELCADQHNISREEQDSYAIRSFERGIAAQKSGAFTWEIAPVKISGVKGKQPLVIDKDEGLGKFDAYKLRKLRPSFKQNGGTVTAGNASIISDGAAALVLVSGEKALKLGLKVIAKIKGYADAAQAPELFTTAPALAIPKAISSSGLEQSQIDYYEINEAFSVVALVNQKLLNIDPEKLNAHGGAVALGHPLGCSGARILITLLGVMREKIGKFGVASVCNGGGGASALVMELMPVTRVVRSSL, from the exons ATGGCCTATGCTACAACTGATAACTCTATTCAACCGAGAG ATGTTTGCGTTGTTGGAGTTGCCAGAACTCCAATGGGTGGATTTCTTGGCTCCCTTTCTTCTTTGTCTGCAACAAAGCTCGGCTCTATAGCTGTTCAAT CTGCTCTAAAGAGGGCAAATGTTGATCCATCTCTTGTACAAGAAGTCTTTTTTGGAAATGTTCTTAGTGCAAATTTAGGCCAAGCTCCAGCAAGACAGGCTGCATTAGGGGCTGGGTTACCATACTCGGTAATTTGCACGACCATTAACAAAGTGTGTGCTTCAGGAATGAAAG CAACAATGCTTGCAGCGGAGAGTATACAATCGGGTACAAATGATGTGGTGGTTGCTGGTGGCATGGAAAGCATGTCTAATGCACCAAAATATTTGCCACAAGCAAG GTTGGGATCTCGGATTGGGCATGACACCATTGTTGATGGCATGCTTAAAGATGGCCTGTGGGATGTTTACAATGATTTCGGAATGGGAGTATGTGGAGAATTGTGTGCTGACCAACACAATATTTCAAGAGAAGAGCAA GACTCTTATGCTATTCGAAGTTTTGAGCGTGGAATTGCTGCACAAAAAAGTGGTGCTTTTACATGGGAAATAGCTCCA GTCAAAATTTCTGGGGTAAAGGGGAAACAACCCCTCGTAATTGATAAAGATGAAGGTTTAGGGAAG TTTGATGCTTATAAATTGAGAAAGCTTCGACCAAGTTTTAAGCAGAATGGAGGTACCGTTACTGCTGGGAATGCTTCTATCATAAG CGATGGGGCTGCTGCATTAGTTCTAGTGAGTGGAGAGAAGGCACTTAAGCTTGGACTAAAAGTTATTGCTAAGATCAAAGGATATGCTGATGCAGCACAg GCACCTGAGCTATTTACAACTGCTCCAGCTCTTGCAATACCTAAAGCAATATCAAGCTCTGGCTTGGAGCAATCTCAAATTGATTATTATGAAATCAACGAGGCATTTTCT GTTGTGGCTCTTGTCAACCAGAAGCTGCTCAATATCGACCCG GAAAAACTTAATGCACATGGTGGAGCTGTGGCTTTGGGACATCCATTGGGCTGCAGTGGAGCTCGCATCTTAATTACATTGCTGGGG GTTATGAGAGAGAAAATTGGCAAGTTTGGGGTTGCTTCAGTCTGCAATGGGGGAGGAGGAGCATCTGCCTTAGTTATGGAGCTCAT GCCAGTTACAAGGGTGGTGCGCTCCTCGCTTTAA
- the LOC113783687 gene encoding protein C2-DOMAIN ABA-RELATED 11: MGEAMGQIKVEVVHGKRLVIRDFKSSDPYVLLKLGNQTAKTKVINSCLNPVWNEEFSFTFSEPVGVLKLEVFDKDRFKSDDKMGHAELSLQPLVAAARLKQILSVATDGMTLRKVIPESDNCLATESSIVWANGEVRQDVWLRLCDVESGEVELKIKLVNLPAVSPAR, translated from the exons ATGGGAGAAGCAATGGGGCAGATAAAAGTAGAGGTAGTACACGGGAAAAGACTGGTGATCAGGGATTTCAAGAGCAGTGATCCTTATGTCCTTCTCAAGCTTGGAAATCAG ACAGCAAAAACCAAAGTTATAAACAGCTGCCTCAATCCCGTTTGGAATGAAGAGTTTAGTTTCACCTTCTCTGAACCTGTTGGAGTTCTCAAGCTG GAAGTGTTCGATAAAGATCGGTTCAAGTCTGATGACAAGATGGGACATGCTGAGCTTAGTCTTCAACCCTTAGTTGCTGCAGCGAGGCTGAAGCAGATTCTTAGCGTTGCCACTGATGGGATGACCTTGAGAAAGGTTATCCCTGAGAGCGATAACTGTCTAGCCACTGAAAGCTCCATTGTTTGGGCAAATGGTGAGGTGAGGCAAGATGTTTGGCTGAGGCTGTGTGATGTGGAATCTGGTGAAGTAGAGTTGAAGATCAAGCTAGTGAATCTTCCTGCAGTTTCCCCAGCAAGGTAG